A section of the Malania oleifera isolate guangnan ecotype guangnan chromosome 2, ASM2987363v1, whole genome shotgun sequence genome encodes:
- the LOC131148797 gene encoding indole-3-acetic acid-amido synthetase GH3.6-like codes for MPEIMGEDKNKKALQFIEDVTANADEVQKRVLAEILSRSVDVEYLRRHGLNGRTDRETFKKVVPVVTYEDLRQDIERIANGDASPILCSKPISEFLTSSGTSGGERKLMPAIEEELGRRGLLYSLLMPVMNQFVPGLEDGKGMYFLFIKSEARTPGGLVARPVLTSYYKSSNFKDRPYDPYTNYTSPNETILCADSYQSMYSQLLCGLCQNQEVLRVGAVFASGFIRAIRFLEKHWALLCNDIRTGTLDSRISDPSVRESVAMILKPNPKLADLIEKECGGESWRGIIPRLWPNTKYIDVIVTGTMSQYIPTLDYYSNGLPLVCTMYASSECYFGLNLNPLCKPSEVSYTLIPTMAYFEFLPVNRRNGFTDSAPKLTSLSAEEQRELVELVDVKLGEEYELVITTYAGLYRYRVGDILQVAGFKNKAPQFNFMCRKNVVLSIDSDKTDEVELQNAVKNAAIHLAPFEASLIEYTSCVDTSTIPGHYVLYWEIGHVGETSIPPSVFEDCCLTLEESLNSVYRQGRVSDKSIGPLEIKVVEGGTFDKLMDYALSQGASINQYKAPRCVKYAPIIELLNSRVASNYFSPKCPKWVPGHKKWCNNS; via the exons ATGCCAGAGATCATGGGGGAAGATAAGAACAAGAAGGCTCTTCAGTTCATCGAAGACGTCACGGCTAATGCCGACGAAGTTCAGAAACGGGTTCTCGCCGAAATCCTCTCCCGCAGCGTCGACGTCGAGTACTTGCGCCGCCACGGCCTTAACGGCCGGACGGACCGCGAGACCTTCAAGAAGGTGGTGCCTGTGGTCACATACGAGGATCTTCGGCAGGACATTGAGCGCATCGCAAATGGCGATGCCTCGCCGATCCTTTGTTCGAAACCCATATCAGAGTTTTTGACTAG CTCGGGAACGTCGGGCGGAGAGAGGAAACTGATGCCGGCAATAGAGGAGGAGCTGGGGAGGAGAGGCTTGCTTTACAGCCTGCTGATGCCTGTGATGAACCAGTTTGTTCCGGGCTTGGAAGATGGGAAAGGAATGTATTTTCTGTTCATAAAATCAGAAGCTCGGACTCCGGGAGGACTCGTCGCTCGACCTGTCTTAACAAGCTACTACAAGAGTTCAAATTTCAAAGACAGGCCTTATGACCCCTACACCAACTACACGAGTCCAAATGAGACAATTCTCTGTGCAGATTCTTACCAGAGCATGTACTCTCAGTTACTATGCGGCCTCTGCCAGAACCAGGAAGTACTCCGAGTCGGTGCGGTCTTCGCTTCGGGGTTCATTCGGGCCATCCGTTTTCTCGAGAAGCACTGGGCTCTCCTTTGCAACGACATTCGAACCGGAACCCTAGACAGCAGAATTTCTGACCCATCGGTGAGAGAATCAGTCGCGATGATCCTCAAACCGAACCCTAAGCTTGCGGACTTAATTGAGAAGGAATGCGGTGGGGAGTCCTGGAGAGGGATCATTCCTAGGCTGTGGCCCAACACAAAGTATATTGATGTTATTGTGACAGGAACCATGTCTCAGTATATTCCAACTCTCGATTACTACAGCAATGGCCTCCCACTGGTTTGCACCATGTATGCTTCTTCAGAGTGTTACTTTGGGTTGAACCTCAATCCTTTGTGCAAACCAAGCGAAGTCTCCTACACCCTCATTCCCACCATGGCCTATTTCGAGTTCTTGCCAGTGAATCGGAGAAATGGGTTCACCGATTCTGCCCCAAAACTGACGTCGCTGAGTGCGGAGGAGCAGCGGGAGTTGGTTGAGCTTGTGGATGTGAAACTCGGCGAAGAGTATGAGCTCGTCATCACCACTTATGCAG GTCTTTACCGTTATCGTGTTGGAGACATACTTCAAGTAGCTGGATTCAAGAACAAAGCACCCCAATTCAACTTCATGTGTCGAAAGAACGTTGTTCTGAGCATTGACTCCGATAAAACAGACGAAGTTGAGCTACAAAATGCAGTGAAGAATGCAGCTATCCATCTTGCCCCATTTGAGGCATCTCTCATAGAATACACAAGTTGTGTCGACACATCAACTATTCCAGGCCACTATGTTCTATATTGGGAAATAGGTCATGTTGGTGAAACCTCAATTCCCCCATCAGTGTTTGAGGATTGCTGCCTCACACTGGAAGAATCACTCAATAGTGTATACCGCCAAGGCCGGGTCTCGGATAAGTCAATCGGCCCTTTGGAGATAAAAGTAGTAGAGGGAGGCACATTTGACAAACTCATGGATTATGCCCTAAGCCAGGGTGCTTCAATAAACCAATACAAGGCACCTCGTTGTGTGAAATATGCACCCATCATTGAGCTTCTAAACTCTAGGGTTGCCTCAAACTATTTTAGTCCAAAATGCCCAAAATGGGTTCCAGGTCACAAGAAATGGTGCAACAATAGTTGA